The genomic stretch CTGGCGCTGTTCGCCGACAATGTCGAGCTCTGCGACATCACCGAGAACCTGGTGTTTTCCGATCCCTATTTCGACGCCAAGATGAACCGGCATACGCCGCAGCTCGACAGCGTCGTTGCCGAACTGCGCGCAGACCGCGACCTCAAGGTCGAGGCGCAACGGCTGAAGCACATTTTCGCGGCCAATGCCGAGACGCTGCTGCATGGCGATCTGCATTCCGGCTCGATCATGGTCACCGACAGTGAGACCCGGATGATCGATCCGGAGTTCGCTTTCTACGGCCCGATGGCCTTCGATGTCGGAATGCTGCTCGCCAATTTCTGGATGTCGTTCTTCTCGCAGCGCGGCCATGAGGAGAAGGGCAAGCGCGACGCCATGCGCGCCTATCTGCTTGGGGTGACCGCTGAGACGTGGGCGGTGTTCCGCGCCGAATTCTCGCATCTGTGGCGCAGCGAGCGCACCGGCATGCTGTACCAAAAAAGCCTGTTCGAGGATCAGGGCGACAGGCTGGGCGCGGAACAGGCGCTTGACCATGTGCTGCACCAGATCTGGACCGATCTGCTCGGCTTTGCCGGCATCGAGGTGCACAGGCGCATCCTCGGCCTCGCCCACAATGCCGATTTCGAGACCATCGCCGATGAAGAGCTTCGCGCCAGTTATGAGGCGAAGGCGCTCAAATTCGGCCGCCACATCGCCGTCAACCGGCGCCAGATACACAGCATCGACGAGGTCAACACCCTGGCCGCGCTGATCGAACAGGAGAGCAGCATTTGAACGTCGGCGACCGCCACTACCGCACCATCTGGCTGAGCGACGACGGGCGTTCGGTCGAGATCATCGACCAGCGCTGGCTGCCGCATGATTTTCGCATCGAGACGATCGGCTCGGTTGCCGGCATCGCCACCGCCATCCGCGACATGTGGGTGCGCGGTGCGCCGCTGATCGGCGTCACCGCGGCCTATGGCGTCGCCATGCAGATGGCGGACGATCCTTCCGACGAAGCGCTTGATGGCGTGTGGGAAACGCTGCACGAGACGCGCCCGACGGCGATCAACCTGCGCTGGGCGCTCGACGAGATGCGGCGCTTCCTCAAGCCGCTTGCACCGCAACAGCGCGCCACTGCCGCCTATCGGCGCGCCAGGGAGATCGCCGACGAGGATGTCGGGCTGAACCGCGCCATCGGCGAGAACGGCCTTGCCATCATCAAGGCGATCGCGGCGCGTAAAGAACCTGGCGAGACGGTCAATATCCTCACCCATTGCAATGCCGGCTGGCTGGCGACCGTCGACTACGGCACCGCCACCGCGCCGATCTATCTGGCGACCGAAGCCGGCATCCCGGTCCACGTCTATGTCGACGAGACGCGGCCGCGCAACCAGGGCGCCCAGCTCACCGCCTGGGAGATGGCCGGCCACGGCGTGCCGCACACGCTGATCGTCGACAATGCCGGCGGCCATCTGATGCAGCGCGGCGCGATCGACATGGTCATCGTCGGCACCGACCGCACCACCGCCGACGGCGATGTCTGCAACAAGATCGGCACCTATCTGAAGGCGCTCGCCGCCGCCGACAATGACGTGCCGTTCTATGTCGCGCTGCCCTCGCCGACCATCGACTGGACGGTGCATGACGGGCTCCAGGAGATCCCGATCGAGCAGCGCTCGGCCGACGAGGTCTCGCTGGTGTGGGGCAAGACCGCCAGCGGCGAGATCGCCCAGGTGCGCATCTCGCCCGAAGCGACGCCGGCCGCGAACCCGGCCTTCGATGTGACCCCTGCACGACTGGTGACCGGACTGATCACCGAACGCGGCATCGCCAAGGCCTCGCGCGAGGGCCTGAAGGCGATGTTCCCCGAGAGGGGATAGTGCCGGAGCCGGCTAATAGAGCGGCTTGCTCATGTGACCCGGCGTCGGCCATTTGTCGGTAACGCCGGGCTGCACCGGACGCTCGAGATAGGTCGACAGCACCACATAGCTGCGCGTCGAGGTGACACCAGCCGTTTCGTACAGGCGCGAGAGCAGGCCTTCCAGCGCCCGCGTATCTTCCGTGCGGACCTTCAGCAACACGCAGGTGTCGCCGGCGACGGTGTGGATCTCCTCGACTTCTGGATATTGCGAAACCGCCATCAGCTCCGGGGTCTTGCCCCAGCCCCTGGTGTCGATATGCACGAAGGCGAGCAGCGGCTTCTTCACCGCCTTGGGATCGATGATCGCCGAGGTCGCGCGAATGGCGCCGCTGCGCCTCAGGCGCTTGACCCGTTCATGCGCCGCGGGCGGCGAAAGGCCGACGCGATCACCGAGTTCGGCATAGCTGACCGTGGCGTCGTCGACGAGAACGCCTAATATTTTTCGGTCAATTGCATCGACATCGCGAGGCGCTGGCGTGTTCCGCAGAATGCCATCTGTTTCTTCATCCATATCGACAATCCCGATTGCGACGGAATTTAATACGGCCATTATGGTGATATGTCGAACAGCAATCAAGCCACCGCCCTGCCCGTCGATGCCAGGCCGCCGATCCCGGCGCTGGCCTATCTGTTGACCGGATGCATCGCCGTGATCGGCTCGAATTCGCTGGTGCTCGGGCCTATAGCCCCGGCCGTGGCCTTGTCCTTCGAAAGCAGCGTCCCGACCGTCATGGTCGCGGCCGCCGCCTTTGGCCTCGGCACCTCGGCGAGCGCCCTGTTCCTGGCCCGCTACATCGACCGGCTCGGCGCCCGCCGGATGCTGCAAGGGGCATTGCTGTTGCTGGCCATTGCTCTCGCTGCCAGCGCCGCCGCACCGATCCTGATCATGCTGGTCGCGGCCCAGCTCGTCGCCGGCATCGCCGCCGGCGTCGCCATGCCGGCGATCTATGCCAGTTCGGCGGCGATCGCGCCGCCCGGCCGCGAAAGCGGCACCATCGGCGTCGTGCTGACCGGATGGACGCTCAGCATGGTGGCCGGCGTTTCGCTCTCGGCCGTGCTCGCCGATCTGGTGCATTGGCGCGCCGTCTTCGCCGCCGTCGCGGTGCTTGCACTGCTGGCGCTGGCCAGCCTCACCATGACGTCGCTGAGCGATGTCAGGAAGAGCGGCCCTGCACCCACGCCGCTGGCGGCGCTCGGCATTCCCGGCATTGTGCCGCTTCTCATCGCCTGCGCCGCCTTCATGACCGCCTTCTACGGTGTCTATGGCTATCTCGGCGACCACCTTCACAGCGGGCTAGGCAAATCAGTGAGCGCCAATGGCTGGGCAGCGCTCGCCTATGGTATCGGCTTCGGCACGGCTGCTCTCCTCGACGGCGTGATCGACCGGCTTGGCGCGCGTCGCGTCATGCCGTTCGCCTATCTTCTTGTCGCCGCCGTCTATGTCGCCATTGCCGCGACGAGCGACAGTTTCGGCCTGACGCTGGCCATGGTGGCAGTGTGGGGACTTGCCAATCATTTCGGACTGAATGTCCTGGTGATGCGCCTCTCGGCGCTGGATCCCTCGCGGCGCGGCACGATCATGGGCCTGAACAGTTCGGTGACCTATCTTGCGGTCTTTATCGGCACCACCGGCTTCGGGCCGATCTATTCCAGCTTCGGCTTTGCCACCTGCGCGATGGTTGCGGCGCTGCTGATGCTGGTTGCCGCAGCGGCGGCGGCCTGGCGCACGCGATAAAGCGTCCTATCGCGCAATTGCTCCAGTCGACAGAACGTGATTGGCCACCGGCCTGTCGCCTGGTTGACAGCGGCGGCCCTGCCCTTCCATACAGAGCCGTTAATGTTCTCAGGGCGGGGTGAAAATCCCCACCGGCGGTAAGGGTCTCGACCCAAGCCCGCGAGCGCTTTCCAATTGGAAAGGTCAGCAGATCCGGTGTGATTCCGGGGCCGACGGTTACAGTCCGGATAAAAGAGAACGAAACGGAAAACCGACCGCTCCGGCGGGCCGGATTTCCGTATCGTGCGTCCTGATTCTGGTTCGAAACGGAAGGATGGACCCATGAATCAGCATTCCCACAAAGACTATGAAACTGTTCGCATCGCCGTTATCCGCGCGCGCTGGCATGCGGATATCGTCGACCAGTGCGTCAACGCGTTCGAGGCGGAGATGGCCGAGATCGGAGGCGGCCGCTTCGCCGTCGATGTCTTCGACGTGCCCGGCGCCTACGAGATCCCGCTGCACGCCAAGGCCCTGGCCGAGACCGGCCGCTATGCCGCGATCCTCGGCACGGCTTTCGTCGTCAATGGCGGCATCTACCGGCATGAGTTCGTCGCCAGCGCCGTCATCGACGGCATGATGAACGTCCAGCTGTCGACCGGCGTGCCGGTGCTTTCGGCGGTGCTGACGCCGCACAATTACCACGACAGCGCCGAGCACCATCGCTTCTTCTTCGAGCACTTCACCGTCAAGGGCAAGGAAGCGGCCAAGGCTTGCGTGGAGATTCTCGCCGCGCGGGAAAAGATCGCGGCATGAAATCTTCCCGGCCGGGTGGAAATCGCGATAACACCCGGTAGTATTTGCGAAATACCGAGTTCGGGGAGGATGCCGGTGCAGACCAAGAAGATCATCAATGACGGCAACCGCGCCGTCGACGAAATGCTCGAAGGGATCCTGGCCGCGCATCCTCGCCATCTCAGGAGCGTGGACGGCAGCCCGCGCTCGATCATCGCCCGCGACGGGCCGCGGCCCGGCAAGGTCGGGCTGGTGATCGGCGGCGGCTCCGGCCATGAGCCGACCTTTCTCGGCTTTGTCGGCAAGGGGCTGGCGGACGCGGCGGCCATCGGCAACGTCTTTGCCTCGCCGCCGCCCGATCCGATCCTCGAATGCGCCAAGGCGGTCAGCGGCGGTGCCGGTGTCTTGTTCATGTACGGCAACTATGCCGGCGACGTGATGAATTTCGACATGGCGGCCGAGATGGCAGCGATGGACGACATCGAGGTGCGCACGGTGCTGACCACCGACGACGTCGCCTCGGCGCCGCGCGATCAGCGGCAGAAGCGCCGCGGCGTCGCCGGCAATTTCTTCATCTTCAAGGCGGCTGGTGCGGCCTGCGACCGGATGCTCTCACTGGACGAGGTCGAACGCATCGCGCGCAAGGCCAACGACCACACCTTCACCATGGGCGTGGCGCTGTCGCCCTGCTCGCTGCCGCAGACGCGGCGGCCGAATTTCGAGATCGGCGCGGACGAAATGGAGATCGGCATGGGCATCCATGGCGAACCCGGCATCGCCCGCGGCAAGCTCGGGAGCGCCGACGAAATCACCGACGAGATGCTGGACAAGATTTTTGCCGAGATGGCGCCGAAGCGCGGCGACAAGGTCGCGGTGCTGGTCAACTCACTCGGCTCGACGCCGCTGATGGAGCTCTACATCATGAACCGCCGGGTCAAGCAGCGGCTCGATGACATCGGCGTTTCCATCCACGCGACCTGGGTCGGCAATTACTGCACGTCGCTGGAAATGGCCGGCGCCTCGGTGACCCTTTTCCATCTCGACGCGGAAATGCAGACCATGCTCGACCACCCCTGCGACTGTGCCATGTTCCGTGCCGGCTGACGAAAGAGCGTTCCCGTGACCATCGACACCGCTGACTTGAAAAGAATGTTCGATACGATCGCGGTGGCGGTCGAGGCCGACAAGGACCGGCTCTGCCAGCTCGACGGCGTCATTGGCGACGCCGATCACGGCATCGCCATGGCGCTCGGCTTCAACGCCGTGCGCGATGCGCTGGCCTCGCTCGACCTTGCGGCGACCGAGCCGACGGCGCTGCTCAACACGGCGGCGAAATCGTTCCTCAATGCCGTCGGCGCTTCCTCGGGCCCGCTCTACGCCACGGCCTTCATGCGCGCCGCCGCCGCCGTCAAGGGCAAGGCGACGCTGGCGGACGCGGACTTCACCGCCCTGTTCCAGGCCATGGCACAAGGCATCAAGGATCGCGGCAAGGCGGAACCGGGCGAAAAGACGATGGTCGATGCCTGGCAACCGGCGGCCGAAGCGGCCGCCGCGGCCAGTGTCGCCGGCAAGACCCTGGCCGAGAGCCTCGGGGCAGCCCTTGCCGCCGCCCAGTCTGGTGCGGAAGCGACCAAGGACATGATCGCCGCCAAGGGCCGCTCCTCGCGGCTCGGCGAGCGATCACTCGGGCACATGGACCCGGGCGCAGCATCGGCCGTCACAGTGATCGGCGCGATACGAGACAGTCTCGCTTAGCCCTTGGCCGCGTCTAGCCTGTTGATCGCCTGGACATTGCCGGCCGAGGGGCCTTGTTCGTCGAACTCGGAGGCGAGCCACGTATCGACGATCGCCTTGGCCAGTTCCGGGCCGATGACGCGGGCGCCCATGGTGATGATCTGCGCGTTGTTGGATTTCGCCGCGCGTTCGGCCGAATAGGTGTCATGGGTGAGCGCGGCGCGGATGCCCGGCACCTTGTTGGCCGAGATCGAGACGCCGATGCCGGTGCCGCAGAACAGGATGCCGCGATCGTTCTCGCCGTCGATGATGGTCTGGGCGAGTTTCTGCGACAGGTCGGCATAGTAGCCGGCCTGGCTGAGATCGCTGACCGTCAGGCCGGATTTGGTGGCGAGATGCGCGGCGATGACATCGAGCAGCGGCTTGCCGGCGCTGTCGGCTCCAATGGCTATTTTCATGCTTCTGACCCTTTCGTGTTCGGATGATTCAGATCGCCGCCGAGGTGCGGCTGAGAATGTCGATGTAACCGTCCGCCTGCCAGGCGGAGCGGCCGATGAAGAGGCCGTCTATATTGGCCTGGCCAATCAGTTCGGCGGCATTGCCAGGATTGACGCTGCCGCCATAGAGCACCGGCGGCACCGACGGCAGCAGGCCACCAGCCACCATCTTGATCAACGCCTGCTGTTTGTCGGCATAGTCGGCGCTGGCCGGAATGCCCTTGTCGCCGATCGCCCAGACCGGCTCGTAGGCGAACAGGATTCTTGCGCCCCTCGCCTCGCCTTCGAGGAATTGCAGCGCGCCCTCGACCTGGGCACTCAGCACGACATCGGCTTGCCCGCTTTCGCGCTCGGCCAGTGTCTCGCCGACACAGATCAACGGGATCAGACCGTGCTTCACGGCGGCCGCCGTCTTCAGGCCAACCGTGCGGTCGTTCTCGCCAAAATGCTCGCGCCGTTCGCTGTGGCCGAGTTCGACCAGATCGAGCCCGCAATCCCTCAGCATTGGCGGAGAGATTTCGCCGGTCCAGGCGCCGGCATCTGCCCAATGCATGTTCTGGGCACCGACCTTGACGCGCGTCGACGACAGCACCTGCTTGACCTCGCGCACCGCCGTGAAGGGCGGGATGACGAAGGGCTGGATGCGGTCATCGAAACCGGGAATGAAGCCGGCCAGGCGCTCCGCGAAATCCAGCGCCTCGACGAGCGTCTTGTTCATCTTCCAGCTTGTACCGACCCAGTAGACCACGCGTACTGCTCCCTAACTTTGTTGATCACGGTCCGCCGATTTCAGGCATCATGATCCCTTGTCGACCACCGTCAGCGAAACGCCGGCGGCATCCAGCGCCGCGCGCACGCCCGGCTCGGGCGTGCGGCCGGTGAAGACCGTGTCGAATGCGCTGAGATCGGTGAGAAAATGCAGCGCCGTGCGGCCGAACTTGCCATGATCGACCAGCAGATATTTGCGGGTCGCCGCCGCCATCATCAGCCGCTTGGCCTGTACCACCTCCTGGTCCTGGTGGAAGGCGGAAGCGCCATGGATGGCCGAGGACGACAGGAAGGCGACGTCGGCGCGCAGCGATTTGAGCGAAGCCTCGGCCAGCAGGCCGAAGAAGCCGTGGAACTTCTTGCTGTACTGGCCGCCGAGCGCGATCAGGTTGATGCCGCCGGCGCCGGCGAGCTCCTGGATGACGGCCAGATTGTTGGAGATCACCGTCAGCGGCCGCAGGTCGGCGAGATGGCGCGCGATACCGCCCGCCGTCGAGCCGTCGTCGATGATCACCGTCTGGCCGGGTTCGATCATGGCCACGGCGGCCGCGGCCAGACGCTGCTTTTCCTCCGTCGCCTGCTTTTGCCGGTAGCGAAAATCGCTTTCGAACAGGCTGCTCGGCTGGATCGAGGCGCCACCGCGCACCTTGCGCAGGAAACCGCTTTCCTCGAGATCGTCGAGGTCGCGGTGCACGGTCATCTTCGAGACGCCAAAGCGCAAGGCGAGGTCGTCGACGCCGGCCTGACCGGCGTCCATCAGAAACTCCATGATGCCTTGACGCCTGACGTCGCTCTTCATTGCCGCTGACCGCCAAACGCCGAAGCGTGGCTCCTTGATCCAACTTCTGAATGTAACAGCTTCTATCGCAAAAGTATCATAAATTTTGTGATAATGGGATAATTCTCTGGGATATTCCGTCGACCTCGATCGCAGCGCTGTAACAAGAATTGCGGCCGGGACGGTCTGTCACGGTTGCGGTTGCGCGGAAATCCGGCCAGAAGCATCGGTGGGCTGGACGATGCGCGGACGGTCCGCAACCACCAGGTTTGAAACCAGATACGGGAGACTATTCGTTGGCTCGCATCACACTGAGACAATTGCTCGATCACGCCGCCGAATACGGCTATGGCGTACCGGCCTTCAACATGAACAACATGGAACAGGGCCTCGCCATCATGGAGGCGGCGGAAGAGACCAAATCGCCAGTCATCCTGCAGGCAAGCCGCGGTGCGCGCGCCTATGCCAATGACGTGGTGCTGGCCAAGCTGATCGACGCGCTGGTCGAGATCCACCCCGACATCCCGGTCTGCATGCATCTCGACCATGGCAACAACGAAGCCACCTGCGTCACCGCGATCCAGTACGGCTTCACCTCGGTGATGATGGACGGCTCGCTCAAGGAAGACGGCAAGTCGCCGGCCGACTACGCCTATAATTCCGGCATCACCAAGCGCGTCGTCGACATGGCGCATTGGGGCGGCGTGTCAGTCGAAGGCGAGATCGGCGTGCTCGGTTCGCTGGAGAGCGGCGGCGGCGAGCAGGAAGACGGCCACGGCGTCGAAGGCGCGATCAGCCACGACCAGCTTCTGACCGATCCGGAACAGGCGGTGCAGTTCGTCAAGGACACCCATGTCGACGCGCTTGCGGTGGCCATGGGCACCAGCCACGGCGCCTATAAATTCTCGCGCAAGCCCGACGGCGCGGTGCTGGCGATGAACGTCATCGAGGATATCCATCGCCGCCTGCCGAACATGCATCTGGTCATGCACGGCTCGTCCTCGGTGCCGGAGGAACTGCAGGAGATCATCAACAGATATGGCGGCCAGATGAAGCCGACCTGGGGCGTGCCGGTGGAAGAGATCCAGCGCGGCATCAAGCATGGCGTGCGCAAGATCAACATCGACACCGACAACCGCATGGCGCTGACCGGCGCGATCCGCAAGGTGCTGACCGAGAACCCCAGCGAGTTCGACCCGCGCAAATATCTGACGCCGGCCATGGCGGCGATGCGCAAGCTCTGCAAGGAGCGCTTCGAGCAGTTCGGCACCGCCGGCAATGCGCCGAAGATCAAGCCGCTGCCGGTCTCGGAGATGGCCAAGCGCTACAAGTCGGGCAGCCTCGACCCGAAGTTCGGCTGAATTTCCAGCGACTTCAATCTGAAGAGCTCAACGGGCAGGAGCCGCATCGGCCCCTGCCCGTTTTTATCAGGCCTTTGGCAGAAGACCGGACCTGCCGGTCTCGATGAACGGCGCCCAGTAGTCGACGGACTCGCGGATCATCGCGACGACCTGATGGTCAACCGGTTCGCGCTCACGGAACGATAGCTCGAGGCAGATTTCGTTGTCTGTGCCGCCGCCGCGCCGCACCGTCTCCAGCAGCTTTTCCGGGGTGATGCGGCCGTCCTTGTTGTAGGCCGACGTGAACGGCCAGTGGCCGCCCTTGTTCATCGACGATTGCTTGATGTGGATGATCGGCGATTTCCTGGGAAAGGCCTCGGCCCAGGCATAGGGATCGATGTCGGCGGGATTGCTCGAGGTGACGTCGCCATGGTCGATGTCGACCATCATCTCCAGCGGAATGGCCATGCCGGCGGCGTCGATCGCGCCTTGCAGCAGCCGGCAGTTCTCGATTGTGTGGCCGAATTCGCGGCCGACCGACATCGGCTCCCAGAACAGGTAGGTCAGGCCGGCCGCCCTGGCGTGCTCTGCGACCTCGCGCCAGCAGTCCAGCGCGATATCGAACAGCCGCTCGCGGCGCTCGAGGTCGTCAAAGTCACGATGGGTGAAGATGGCGAATTGCGTGCCCATGCCGCCGGCGCCAAGCTCTGCCGCAATGTCGGCAAAGGTCTTGAACCAGTCGACATAGTAGCGGCGCACGTCGGCATCGGGGTGGCCGAAATGATTGAGCCGGCCGTAGGGGCCGGTCATGCCGGAGGTGACACGCACGCCAGTGCGGGCGAGCGCGCCGCGAAACAGGCGGACGAATTTGACGATCGTCGCGGCGGGCCAGCCGGGATTGACGAACTCATGCGTGAGCTGCACGTCCCTTATGCCGATGTCGTAAGCAATCGTGTCGATCAGGTCGTCCGGATCGGCAAAGCGATTGACCAGCGGATTGGTGTTGAGGGAAAGCGTGAAAGCCAAGGCCGCTATCCCTCCCGTGACCACGGCTCGATGGAGCGGAATGCCGTCATTGCAGCGTCGCCCCCTCGCGGTTGAGCTGCTGCCGGTATTTCTCGGCGTCCCAGTTCAAGAGCTCGGCATTCTCATTCGGGCTGAGATAGTTGACGCGCGCCGTTCCATCGACGCGCGCGATGACATCAGCCAGGCAGCGCGCCATCGCTTCGGCGCCGGCATTGGCGTCCCGGCGCATCAGCACGCCCTTGCCGGGAAAGAGAATGGACGTCGGTGTGGCTCCAGTGCGGGCAACGACCGCCGCCGCGTCCTCGCCGGGACCGGCGATCACCGAGCCGACGCCAAGGAAGATCACATGATCCGGGTAGAGGCTGCCAGAGGCGGCGATGCGGCAACTGGCGAGATCGGTCGCGACGGCATGCGCGGCCGCCGATGCCGGCAGCCGGTAATCGCTGCCGGCGGCCAGCCTCAGCAGCGCGTCGAGATCGGGTTCTGGAGCCGGGCGCGGCGGCCGCGCGAGCAGCCCGGTCACCCGTTGCAGCAGCAAGGCTGCTTCGCCGACCGTGTCGGCGGCGACCACCAGCCCGTGATTGCCAAGCACGAGCACATTGGTCGCGGGCCTCAGCCGCTCGGCGATCGCCTGCGCCAGCGGCAGGCCAGGCCGGCGATAGGGCACGAAGGCCCAGTCGAGGCCGCGCAGGCGCTCCTCCAGCAAGGCTTCGGCATTGGCCTGCACGGCGATCGAGATCGTCTCGACACAATGGACGTGGACCACGATCTTCTGCGGCAGCAGTGCGTGCACCGTCGTCTCGATGGAGGGCCGCAACTGGCGGGGGTTGAGGTCGGCCAACGTGAACTGCCCGGCCGTCTCGGCCGCCGGGCTGCGATGCGCCACGGCATCCAGCAACGGCGCCAGCGCGACCGGCACCATGATCTCGTCGTCGCGCGCATTCTTCAACCAGGTGCCGGAGGCCTTTATCCACAGCACGCCGGCCTGCTTGATGGAGGTGTTGCCGCCGGCGCCCTGGACCAGCAGCGGATCGGCGCCGATGCTGGCGGACAAGGAACGCAGCATGCAGAATTCGCTGTGATGGTTGTCGCCCGAATGCGCCATCAGCCTGCCCTCGCCAGCCGGTTCGCGCACCAATGCTCGAAGGCCGCCCTCTCCTCGGCGGACAGATGCAGGCCATGCTTGGTGCGCCGCTCGAGAATGTCGGCCGATGTAACCGCCCATTCCCGGTCGAAGAGATAGCTGGCCTCGCGCTCGAAGAAATCCTTGCCGAAGCAGCGGCCGAGCTCATCAAGCGAACGGGCCCCACCAACCAAAGCCCGTGTCCTGGTGCCGTAGAGCCGGCCGTAGTGCTTCAGCAGGGATGCCGGCATCCAGGGATATTCGCCTGCGAGATTGCCGAGAAATTGTTCGAAATCGGCATTGGCGATGTCGCCACCGGGCAGATGCGCCTTCGCGGTCCAGGGCTTGCCCATATGGGGAAAGAACGGCGCGATCCTGTCCAGCGCATGCTCGGCCAGCTTGCGGAAAGTGGTGATCTTGCCGCCGAAGACGGAGAGCAGCGGGGCCTGCGCGTCCGGCGCGTCGAGCTCGAAAATATAGTCGCGGGTCACAGCGCTTGGGTTGTCGGCATTGTCGTCATAGAGCGGCCTGACGCCGGAGAAGGAATAGACGACATCGCCGCGCGCCAAACCGCGCTTGAAATAGCGGTTCACCACCCTGATCAGGTAATCGATCTCGCTCTCATCCGCCGCCACGTCCTCGGGCCGGCCGTCATAAGGAATGTCGGTGGTGCCGATCAGCGCCAGATCGTTCTGATAGGGATTGATGAAGATCACACGCTTGTCGCTGTTCTGGATGAGATAGGCTTGGCGCCCTTCCCAGAATTTCGGCACGACGATGTGGCTACCCTTGACCAGGCGCACATTGCGGCTGGAGTTCTGGCCGGCAACGCGGTTGACGATGTCGTTGACCCAGGGGCCGGCGGCATTGATCAGCGCCCGCGCCCGAACCACCGTCCTGATGCTCGTCCTGCCGTCCTGCATCTCGACAACCCACAGGCCGTTCTCGCGGCGGGCGGCGGTGCAGACGGTGCGGGTGAAAACCCTTGCTCCCCGCTCGGCGGCGTCGAGCGCGTTGATGACGACGAGGCGGGCATCGTCGACCCAGCAGTCGGAGTATTCGAAGCCGCGCCGGAAGGCGTCCTTGATCGGCGCGCCCTCCGGCGCGGTGCGCAGGTCGAGCGTGCGTGTCGCCGGCAGCCGCTTGCGTCCGCCGAGATGGTCGTAGAGGAACAGGCCGAGCCGCACCAGCCAGGCCGGCCGGTCGTCCGGGCTGTGCGGCAGCACGAAGCGCATCGGCCAGATGATGTGGGGTGCTGATTCCAACAGCACCTCGCGTTCGATCAGCGCCTCGCGCACCAGGCGGAATTCGTAATATTCGAGGTAGCGCAAGCCGCCATGGACGAGCTTGCCGGAGCGAGAGCTGGTGCCTTCGGCGAGATCGTCCTTTTCGCACAGGATCACGGAAAGGCCGCGGCCCGCCGCGTCGCGCGCGATGCCGGCGCCATTGACGCCGCCGCCTATGACGAAGAGGTCGACGATTTCAAGGCCGCCGTTCATCTCGCCATGGCCTCGATGCCGGTTTGATGCGTCATGGCGACCACCTCAGCACGGATTGACCGGAGGGAGGCCGGCGAGGTAGCGGCGTACCTCTTCGGCGGCCTGTTCGGCCGCATAGGTGACGGTGCGCACCGAAGCGCCGGCGATGTGCGGCGTCAGCGTCACGTTGGGAAGCAGCAGCAAGGGCCAGTCCGACGGCACCGGCTCGATCGCGAACGTCTCCAGCATGGCGCTGGCGATTTGGCCTGAAACCAGCGCCTCGTAAAGAGCGTCATAGTCGACCAGTGGCCCGCGCGCCGTGTTGATGAGAATGACGCCCGGTTTCATCCGCGCGATGGTGTCCCTGCCGATCAGGCCGCGCGTCTCCTCGGTCACCCGGGGATGCAGCGTGACGACGTCGGAGCGGACGAGGAGATTGTCCAGCGAGACGAGTTCGACGCCGGCATTGCGATCCTCGGCGCTCAACTGCACATAGGGGTCGCAAACCAGGACGCGGCAGCCGAAGGCGCGCAGCAGGCGCACCACCT from Mesorhizobium sp. 113-3-3 encodes the following:
- the dhaL gene encoding dihydroxyacetone kinase subunit DhaL, whose product is MTIDTADLKRMFDTIAVAVEADKDRLCQLDGVIGDADHGIAMALGFNAVRDALASLDLAATEPTALLNTAAKSFLNAVGASSGPLYATAFMRAAAAVKGKATLADADFTALFQAMAQGIKDRGKAEPGEKTMVDAWQPAAEAAAAASVAGKTLAESLGAALAAAQSGAEATKDMIAAKGRSSRLGERSLGHMDPGAASAVTVIGAIRDSLA
- the derI gene encoding D-erythrulose-4-phosphate isomerase encodes the protein MKIAIGADSAGKPLLDVIAAHLATKSGLTVSDLSQAGYYADLSQKLAQTIIDGENDRGILFCGTGIGVSISANKVPGIRAALTHDTYSAERAAKSNNAQIITMGARVIGPELAKAIVDTWLASEFDEQGPSAGNVQAINRLDAAKG
- a CDS encoding triose-phosphate isomerase; amino-acid sequence: MVYWVGTSWKMNKTLVEALDFAERLAGFIPGFDDRIQPFVIPPFTAVREVKQVLSSTRVKVGAQNMHWADAGAWTGEISPPMLRDCGLDLVELGHSERREHFGENDRTVGLKTAAAVKHGLIPLICVGETLAERESGQADVVLSAQVEGALQFLEGEARGARILFAYEPVWAIGDKGIPASADYADKQQALIKMVAGGLLPSVPPVLYGGSVNPGNAAELIGQANIDGLFIGRSAWQADGYIDILSRTSAAI
- a CDS encoding DeoR/GlpR family DNA-binding transcription regulator, which encodes MKSDVRRQGIMEFLMDAGQAGVDDLALRFGVSKMTVHRDLDDLEESGFLRKVRGGASIQPSSLFESDFRYRQKQATEEKQRLAAAAVAMIEPGQTVIIDDGSTAGGIARHLADLRPLTVISNNLAVIQELAGAGGINLIALGGQYSKKFHGFFGLLAEASLKSLRADVAFLSSSAIHGASAFHQDQEVVQAKRLMMAAATRKYLLVDHGKFGRTALHFLTDLSAFDTVFTGRTPEPGVRAALDAAGVSLTVVDKGS
- the fba gene encoding class II fructose-bisphosphate aldolase (catalyzes the reversible aldol condensation of dihydroxyacetonephosphate and glyceraldehyde 3-phosphate in the Calvin cycle, glycolysis, and/or gluconeogenesis), which gives rise to MARITLRQLLDHAAEYGYGVPAFNMNNMEQGLAIMEAAEETKSPVILQASRGARAYANDVVLAKLIDALVEIHPDIPVCMHLDHGNNEATCVTAIQYGFTSVMMDGSLKEDGKSPADYAYNSGITKRVVDMAHWGGVSVEGEIGVLGSLESGGGEQEDGHGVEGAISHDQLLTDPEQAVQFVKDTHVDALAVAMGTSHGAYKFSRKPDGAVLAMNVIEDIHRRLPNMHLVMHGSSSVPEELQEIINRYGGQMKPTWGVPVEEIQRGIKHGVRKINIDTDNRMALTGAIRKVLTENPSEFDPRKYLTPAMAAMRKLCKERFEQFGTAGNAPKIKPLPVSEMAKRYKSGSLDPKFG
- a CDS encoding sugar phosphate isomerase/epimerase family protein, giving the protein MAFTLSLNTNPLVNRFADPDDLIDTIAYDIGIRDVQLTHEFVNPGWPAATIVKFVRLFRGALARTGVRVTSGMTGPYGRLNHFGHPDADVRRYYVDWFKTFADIAAELGAGGMGTQFAIFTHRDFDDLERRERLFDIALDCWREVAEHARAAGLTYLFWEPMSVGREFGHTIENCRLLQGAIDAAGMAIPLEMMVDIDHGDVTSSNPADIDPYAWAEAFPRKSPIIHIKQSSMNKGGHWPFTSAYNKDGRITPEKLLETVRRGGGTDNEICLELSFREREPVDHQVVAMIRESVDYWAPFIETGRSGLLPKA